GACACCACCTAGACCACCACTGTTGTAGCTCCGTCTAAAGGCATCATGGCTCTGCCATCACCGGCGGCCGGAACCCATCGGAGCCCTTTTTTCTGCTgctctctctctactttctctctctaaagtCTCCATCTTTTTTGGAAAAGTTGAGGTCATGTACCAATAAAACTGGTACATGACTTTAAGCGGTATGCACAACCTTTACTGCATAAACAAAACTTAAAGCAATGGGTACAACCATTGATGCAGCCAAATGTTACAAATTAGAGTTATATATAATATATCATGTAATATATAATTAGTAAGAAATACAACATGTGGGGAAGTAATATATTTATTATGGAATATGCCGGTATAATTCAAGGAGCAGTTGGTAGTCAATATGTGTGTGCTGTGTGTCCAACTAACTATAAATTGAACATATTAGAAACACTTTTCCCCATCTTAAAACCACTATAAATACGAAAGAATGTTTGCATCCACATCTAATTACTACAAAGTCAGGTTTCTTACTTTATCTACAACTAATATATATCCATCATGGCAGCTGTTTCTACTGAGGTTCAGATCGTGAATTCATTTCCTGCTGATAAGCTTTTCAAAATTCTCAGTAACATCCATAACCTCGCACCTAAGGTAGTTCCAGAAGTATACAAATCCATCACGACAATAGAAGGTGACTTGGGCGTTGGAACAATCCAGAGTCACGTTTACGGCGACGGTAAGAAACCCACTCACTACTAGAAAAATGTCAATTTGTTACGAAAATTTCCAACGCAAAAAAATGAGTTACAAATTCAGACATATTTGCAACGCATTTTTTACAGAAAAAAAATGCGTCACAAGTGCGTTGCAAAACTTTAAAGCTCTAAACTGAAATTGCATTGAAAATTCATCACAAACCATATTTTTGTTGTAAATGCGTTAAAGATTGCGTAGTAAATGCGTAGCAAATAGTTTTCAACTGGCCTTTTTTCAACATCAAGGTTTTGTTGCAAATGCGTAGCAAACCTGAATTTGCTACGCATTTGTAATGGAAAAGCTTGTTAGAAAATGCCAAATTTCTAGTAGTGACTATTACACTACTAGAAAAACGAGTATCATCAACACATAATCACCAACGAGTTTGTATTTTTAACTAAATTAGTAGTGGATTCCAAATAAATCAGAAAAgttaaaatatataattatctatCGTCGGTAAGTGAGCTGGTGATAATCTCCGCCGATGATCCCCCTCATAAAATCCGTCGGTAATCcgtttggtaatattatttttacccacGTATTACCGATCGGGGCTCTTTCACTAAGGGATTTCCAACGAATTTGTTACTGAAAGCCGTTGAGAACATTTTTTAAGTATTTGTTTTCTATTCGACTAGTAAAGTTAAAGGTTCGGCACTACTAATCGAGTTTGTAATGCAGCTGTACCATACACATCATCAAAGCAAAAGTTTGATGTTGTTGATGTCAACAATTTTTATGTCGAATACACAGTCTTTGAAGGTGACATATTGTCGGATTATCTAGACTCGATCGCTCATCGTATTAAGATCTCACCAACTGCTGATGGTGGAGCTGTGTATAGGCACACGACAGTGTTTAAGTGTAAAGGTGAAACAAAGCCAACAGAAGATGTTCTTACCCAAACCAATGAAGGATACAAGAAAGTCTTCAAGGCTATTGAGGCGTACGTTCATGCCAATGCTGATgctttttgatttttcttttcttaatcaAAATGTTTGTTTGGATTTGAAATGGTATCGTGTATCTTTCTATTGTTGTTGTGCATGAATCATTTTGTAACACTTTTTTTTCTTTGCATCAATCAATAAACATGTTTATTAAAATCCCACCTACAACAAAGTTATTGTTAGGG
This genomic stretch from Helianthus annuus cultivar XRQ/B chromosome 8, HanXRQr2.0-SUNRISE, whole genome shotgun sequence harbors:
- the LOC110873710 gene encoding root allergen protein-like is translated as MAAVSTEVQIVNSFPADKLFKILSNIHNLAPKVVPEVYKSITTIEGDLGVGTIQSHVYGDAVPYTSSKQKFDVVDVNNFYVEYTVFEGDILSDYLDSIAHRIKISPTADGGAVYRHTTVFKCKGETKPTEDVLTQTNEGYKKVFKAIEAYVHANADAF